A genomic region of Zea mays cultivar B73 chromosome 6, Zm-B73-REFERENCE-NAM-5.0, whole genome shotgun sequence contains the following coding sequences:
- the LOC100384421 gene encoding uncharacterized protein LOC100384421 precursor: protein MASTCRPVLLSLLLLTAPAFGSTLLPAAAGGPGPPAGTSVPVPAQPSAYEMLEGFGFPRGILPEGVTGYTYRASDGAFEVFMDDGDCEFEVDGGYRLTYRRRVHGNVAGGSIRNLGGVSVRMFLFDWSIDRVAVEDAARLVFYVGPLSQEFPADNFGQSPRCRRRRRGSGNGGGVAPM, encoded by the coding sequence ATGGCCTCCACGTGCCGCCCCGTCCTCCTCTCGCTCCTCCTCCTCACCGCGCCGGCGTTCGGCTCGACGCTCCTCCCCGCCGCAGCCGGCGGCCCCGGCCCGCCGGCGGGCACCAGCGTCCCGGTCCCGGCCCAGCCGAGCGCGTACGAGATGCTGGAGGGGTTCGGGTTCCCGAGGGGCATCCTGCCGGAGGGCGTGACCGGGTACACGTACCGCGCGTCGGACGGCGCGTTCGAGGTGTTCATGGACGACGGGGACTGCGAGTTCGAGGTGGACGGCGGCTACCGCCTCACGTACCGCCGCAGGGTCCACGGCAACGTCGCGGGCGGCAGCATCCGGAACCTCGGCGGCGTCTCCGTCAGGATGTTCCTCTTCGACTGGAGCATCGACCGCGTCGCCGTGGAGGACGCGGCCCGCCTCGTGTTCTACGTCGGCccgctctcgcaggagttccccgCCGATAACTTCGGGCAGTCGCcgcggtgccggcgtcgtcgccgAGGTAGCGGGAACGGCGGCGGCGTGGCGCCGATGTAG